Proteins found in one Miscanthus floridulus cultivar M001 chromosome 4, ASM1932011v1, whole genome shotgun sequence genomic segment:
- the LOC136551924 gene encoding probable BRI1 kinase inhibitor 1: MSRTPVDRVGSDLSHARASHHHATTSNGITTSSKDRDRDSRAKNKASPFFSSLGGAWRKESSSSDVAAGKQQQAEEKRKDRAKQRALDVGQWVKRHIASMVEQLRASFSRHQSERERREQRRRPHSFSGHGPGAAREMSERERWRRRRGQLSSAPASLRVSPANSGHLSVGRSVKVSTSSEESTMEELQSAIDAAIAHCKNSISAAKQTAAAGDDTSKLQ; the protein is encoded by the coding sequence ATGTCCCGGACCCCCGTCGACCGCGTCGGCAGCGACCTCAGCCACGCCAGAGCGAGCCATCACCACGCCACCACGAGCAACGGCATCACTACTAGCAGCAAGGACAGGGACAGGGATAGTAGGGCCAAGAACAAAGCCTCGCCTTTCTTCTCCAGCCTTGGCGGCGCGTGGAGGAAggagagcagcagcagcgacgtggccgccgggaagcagcagcaggccgaggagaagaGGAAGGATCGGGCCAAGCAGAGGGCGCTGGACGTGGGCCAGTGGGTGAAGCGACACATTGCGTCCATGGTGGAGCAGCTTCGCGCCTCCTTCTCCCGGCATCAGTCGGAGAGGGAGAGGCGCGAGCAGCGGCGCCGGCCGCACTCGTTCTCGGGCCACGGTCCGGGCGCCGCCAGGGAGATGAGTGAGCGGgagcggtggaggcggcggcgcgggcagCTGTCGTCCGCGCCGGCGTCGCTGCGGGTGTCGCCGGCGAACAGCGGTCACCTCTCCGTTGGCCGGTCGGTGAAGGTGTCCACGTCGTCGGAGGAGAGCACAATGGAGGAGCTGCAGAGCGCCATCGACGCCGCCATCGCGCACTGCAAGAATTCCATCTCCGCGGCCAAGCAGACGGCGGCGGCCGGGGACGACACCAGCAAGCTTCAGTAA